A genomic window from Purpureocillium takamizusanense chromosome 2, complete sequence includes:
- the HXT5_1 gene encoding hexose transporter hxt5 (EggNog:ENOG503NU51~COG:P~TransMembrane:12 (i45-72o92-113i125-147o153-172i184-204o216-237i308-330o342-363i375-394o406-429i450-467o473-493i)) — protein MKGGFMTVRFDRHNPASEKRSADHVRGSLAGLDYSPLPRVTGRSLAMGVLVSMGGLIFGYDTGQISGFLAMPDFLDRFGQTDAQGEKYFSEVRSGLIVSLLSIGTLFGALSGAPIADRIGRRASISLWSAVTSVGFVIQIAAAHAWYQVMIGRFVAGLGVGGLSLLVPMYQAETAPPWIRGAMVCAYQLFITLGIFLAACFNYGTVTHHPDSSASWRIVIGLGWVWTLVLGFGILAFPETPRFDYRHGRVERARQTLCRVYGAGENHWAVHTQIEEIESKLRAEDKIQGGPVAEFVGMFRAPRMAYRIALGVALQMFQQLTGANYFFYYGTTIFKSVQIDSFITQIILNTINFVTTFLGLYIVEHYGRRKSLIGGAAWMFVCLIIFASVGHFVLDVNDPASTPTPGIVLIVFGSLFVLGFATTWGPMIWTIQAELFPSRYRAKGMALGTASNWIWNFCIGFFTPFIFKSIDFSYGYVFAGCNFVAALLVYFFVVEGQGRTLEEIDTMYLEGIKPWRSSSWEPPSAEHMARLRRQAGIELEVGADEDGGSEGGLSGDTRTDGPGGMGSKKESGNGGELMHQEHA, from the exons atgaagGGCGGCTTCATGACGGTGCGCTTCGACCGGCACAACCCGGCGTCGGAGAAGCGCAGCGCCGACCATGTGCGCGGGTCGCTCGCCGGGCTCGACTactcgccgttgccgcgcGTGACGGGACGGTCGCTGGCCATGGGCGTGCTGGTGTCGATGGGCGGGCTCAT CTTCGGCTACGACACGGGCCAGATCTCGGGCTTCCTCGCCATGCCCGACTTCCTCGACCGCTTCGGCCAGACCGACGCCCAGGGCGAAAAGTACTTCTCCGAGGTGCGCTCGGGGCTCATCGTCTCGCTTCTCTCCATCGGCACCCTCTTCGGCGCGCTGTCCGGTGCCCCCATCGCCGACCGCATCGGCCGGCGCGCGAGCATCTCGCTCTGGAGCGCCGTCACGTccgtcggcttcgtcatccagatcgccgccgcgcacgcctGGTACCAGGTCATGATCGGGCGCTTCGTCGcggggctcggcgtcggcggcctgtcgCTGCTCGTGCCCATGTACCAggccgagacggcgccgccctggatcCGCGGCGCCATGGTCTGCGCGTACCAGCTCTTCATCACCCTGggcatcttcctcgccgcgtGCTTCAACTACGGCACCGTCACGCACCACCCTGacagctcggccagctggcgcATCGTTATCGGCCTCGGCTGGGTCTGGACGCTGGTCCTGGGCTTCGGCATCTTGGCCTTTCCCGAGACGCCGCGCTTCGACTACCGCCATGGGCGTGTTGAGCGTGCCCGCCAGACGCTGTGCCGCGTCtacggcgctggcgagaaCCACTGGGCCGTCCACACGCAGATCGAGGAGATCGAAAGcaagctgcgcgccgaggataAGATCCAGGGGGGCCCCGTGGCTGAGTTCGTCGGCATGTTTCGAGCGCCGCGCATGGCCTACCGCATCGCCCTCGGTGTCGCCCTGCAGATGTTCCAGCAGCTGACGGGCGCAAACTACTTCTTCTACTACGGCACCACCATCTTCAAGTCGGTCCAGATCGACAGCTTCATCACCCAAATCATCCTCAACACCATCAACTTCGTCACCACCTTCCTCGGCCTGTACATTGTCGAGCACTACGGCCGCCGCAAGTCGCTcattggcggcgccgcttgGATGTTTGTGTGCCTCATCATCTTCGCCTCCGTCGGCCacttcgtcctcgacgtcaaCGACCCGGCCAGCACGCCCACTCCGGGCATCGTGCTCATCGTATTCGGCTCCCTTTTTGTTCTCGGCTTCGCCACCACTTGGGGCCCCATGATCTGGACTATTCAGGCTGAGTTGTTTCCCTCGCGCTACCGCGCCAAGGGCATGGCTCTCGGCACTGCCAGCAATTGGATCTGGAACTTTTGCATCGGCTTCTTCACGCCTTTCATCTTCAAGTCCATCGACTTCAGCTATGGCTACGTCTTTGCCGGCTGCAACTTTGTCGCCGCTTTGCTCGTCTacttcttcgtcgtcgagggtCAGGGCCGCACGTTGGAGGAGATCGACACCATGTAtctcgagggcatcaagccttggcggagcagcagctgggaGCCGCCTTCGGCCGAGCACAtggcccgcctccgccgccaggccggTATCGAGCTTGAGGTCGGTGCCGATGAGgatggcggcagcgagggcggcctgaGCGGCGACACGAGGACCGACGGCCCCGGAGGCATGGGCAGCAAGAAGGAGAGTGGCAACGGCGGAGAGCTGATGCACCAGGAGCATGCGTAG